Proteins from a genomic interval of Vigna radiata var. radiata cultivar VC1973A unplaced genomic scaffold, Vradiata_ver6 scaffold_441, whole genome shotgun sequence:
- the LOC106754592 gene encoding LOW QUALITY PROTEIN: probable ribose-5-phosphate isomerase 1 (The sequence of the model RefSeq protein was modified relative to this genomic sequence to represent the inferred CDS: inserted 1 base in 1 codon; substituted 1 base at 1 genomic stop codon), with amino-acid sequence MSGSRALKSSSVRVIGGILLFLADVNDPSSRKHLEMVVTWRDTDLLLPSSSHSPSIIFTQYDLKKITAYKVVEYVESSMALGLGTGSTAKHVINRISELLRQGTPSLAPLPRAFRIPLSDIDSYPIVYMAIDDADEVDPFLNLFKCHGGSLLRERMVGSACKKFIVIADESNLVNYVGGSGLAMPVKVIQFCWKFTTERLRKLFKEAKCVAKLSNFGEKEEPXVTNNGNFIVXLYFKRSIGYLKVSSDTILLRIRTWNWSCLSLE; translated from the exons ATGTCGGGGTCAAGGGCTTTAAAGTCCTCTTCTGTAAGGGTGATAGGGGGCATACTCCTTTTTCTTGCAGATGTCAACGATCCATCTTCGAGGAAGCATTTAGAGATG GTTGTTACGTGGAGGGACACCGACCTTCTCCTCCCTTCCTCCTCACACTCCCCCTCCATCATATTCACCCAATATGACCTCAAAAAGATCACCGCCTACAAGGTTGTCGAGTACGTCGAATCCAGCATGGCTCTCGGCCTTGGCACTGGCTCCACTGCCAAGCACGTCATCAACCGCATCAGCGAGCTTCTTCGCCAGGGCACACCGTCACTGGCTCCACTGCCACGAGCATTTAGGATCCCTTTGTCCGATATCGACTCCTACCCTATTGTCTATATGGCCATTGACGATGCCGACGAGGTTGACCCCTTTCTCAACCTCTTCAAGTGTCATGGTGGCTCCCTCTTGAGGGAGAGGATGGTGGGGAGCGCGTGCAAGAAGTTTATTGTCATTGCTGATGAGTCCAATCTCGTGAACTATGTAGGGGGGAGTGGATTGGCCATGCCCGTTAAGGTTATTCAGTTTTGTTGGAAGTTCACTACCGAGAGGTTGCGCAAGCTGTTTAAGGAGGCTAAGTGTGTTGCCAAGCTTAGCAATTTTGGGGAGAAGGAGGAACCGTAAGTCACTAACAATGGGAATTTCATTG GTTTGTATTTCAAGAGGAGTATTGGCTATTTGAAGGTTTCCAGTGACACAATTCTGCTGAGAATAAGAACATGGAATTGGTCATGTTTGTCACTAGAATAA